Below is a genomic region from Alphaproteobacteria bacterium.
CTCAGAACGGCTATGGGAGCGCGTCGCCCGGCGGCTATTCAATGATGTCCGGCTTCCTCATCGAGGTGGTGCTGACGGCCTTCTTCCTGATCGTCATCCTCGGCGCCACGGCCGAGTGCAACGAGGCCGGTTTCCAGCCGATCGCCATCGGCCTCGCGCTCACCTTGATCCATCTGATCAGCATCCCGGTCACCAACACGTCGGTGAACCCGGCGCGCAGCACCGGCCCGGCGCTGATGGTCGGCGGCACTGCGCTCGACCAGCTGTGGCTGTTCTGGGCGGCGCCGCTGCTCGGCGCGGCTTTGGGGGCGATGCTGTGGCGGATGCTGTTCGAGAGGAGGGAAGCATGAAGCGCCTTCGAATCGCCGCCCTCTTGCTGGCGCTGCCCGCAACCGTCGCTTTTGCTCAAGCCGAGGATCATGCGCCCACTGCCCTCTCTTCCGCCTCGCGGATGAGCCACGATCGCGGCGAATCCTGGACCTACATCAGGCCGGGCCTGGATCTGGGCGCTTTCCGCAACATCATGATCGAGCCCGTCGTCGTTTACAGCGGGCCGGATTCGCAGTTCGAGGATATCGATTCCGCCGACCGCCGCACCTACGCCCGGATCATCGACGAGGCGCTGCGCCGCGAGCTTGCGGGCGCTCGGCCGATCGTCCGTCGCGCCGCCGCGGGAACGGCGCGTTTGCGGGTCACCCTGATCGGCATGGAAAAGACGATGGGCGGCGTCGCGACGGCGACCCGGGCCACGCCGCTCGGCATGGCTTCAAGCGTCGTACGCAGCGTCACGGGGCGCGGAGGCCGCCTCACCGGATCGATGCTGATCGCGCTCGAAATGTTCGACGGCGGCGGTCAGCTCCAGGCGGCGATCGTCAGGCGCCGCGAACCCGACGCGCTCGACATTCCGGCGACCCTGGGCACGACCGAGACGGCGCGGGCGATCGCGCGCGATTTCGCCAAGGCCCTCCGCGACCGCTTTCAGAGCGGCCGCACGCGCTGACG
It encodes:
- the aqpZ gene encoding aquaporin Z, giving the protein MWQKMLAECAGTFWLVFGGCGSAVIAAGFPEVGIGLLGVSLAFGLTVLTAAYAFCPISGGHFNPAVSLGLWVGGRFPARELAPYAVAQVIGAILASLLLLTIASGAPGFDLAASGLAQNGYGSASPGGYSMMSGFLIEVVLTAFFLIVILGATAECNEAGFQPIAIGLALTLIHLISIPVTNTSVNPARSTGPALMVGGTALDQLWLFWAAPLLGAALGAMLWRMLFERREA
- a CDS encoding DUF3313 domain-containing protein, giving the protein MKRLRIAALLLALPATVAFAQAEDHAPTALSSASRMSHDRGESWTYIRPGLDLGAFRNIMIEPVVVYSGPDSQFEDIDSADRRTYARIIDEALRRELAGARPIVRRAAAGTARLRVTLIGMEKTMGGVATATRATPLGMASSVVRSVTGRGGRLTGSMLIALEMFDGGGQLQAAIVRRREPDALDIPATLGTTETARAIARDFAKALRDRFQSGRTR